The following proteins are co-located in the Streptomyces bottropensis ATCC 25435 genome:
- a CDS encoding IS630 family transposase (programmed frameshift), producing the protein MRYADGGGLTPAARRRRKAVRMQAAELFAQQVKPPEVARQLRVSLKSAYQWQQLWRRGGAEELLSRGPGGGRCRLSPRCLEKLARYLEQGPAAHGWVEDQVWTAARVATLIGRKFHVSYSVSGATRLMHRLGFSPQVPARRVAERDEQAVTAWKEVTWAEVKESGRPGGGYICFEDEAGFTRRPPRGRTWGRRGHTPQVTVSGRRSGRLSVAGMIAIRPGSRTRLCHRLRTHRAGKGKRRSMGERDFIALIDGVHQLVKAPIVLVWDRLNTHVSRAMGELIAEREWLTVFLLPAYSPDLNPVEWVWAHVKRSLANLAVVALDRLEALVRNRLKRLQYRSGILDGFIAGTGLTLDDPHSP; encoded by the exons GTGAGATACGCGGATGGGGGCGGGCTGACGCCTGCGGCACGGCGGCGCCGGAAAGCGGTGCGGATGCAGGCGGCGGAGCTGTTCGCTCAGCAGGTCAAACCGCCCGAGGTGGCCCGGCAGCTGCGTGTGAGTCTGAAGTCGGCTTATCAGTGGCAGCAGTTGTGGCGGCGAGGCGGTGCCGAGGAGTTGCTTTCGCGAGGACCGGGTGGGGGCCGGTGTCGTCTGTCGCCGCGCTGTCTGGAAAAGCTCGCCAGGTATCTCGAGCAGGGTCCGGCCGCGCATGGCTGGGTGGAGGACCAGGTGTGGACCGCGGCGAGGGTGGCCACGCTGATCGGAAGGAAGTTCCACGTCTCCTACAGCGTCTCCGGGGCGACGAGGCTGATGCACCGGCTCGGCTTCAGCCCGCAGGTCCCTGCGCGGCGGGTCGCCGAGCGCGACGAGCAGGCCGTCACCGCGTGGAAGGAGGTGACCTGGGCGGAGGTAAAAGAGTCCGGGCGGCCTG GTGGGGGCTACATCTGCTTCGAGGACGAGGCAGGCTTCACCCGCCGGCCGCCCAGGGGACGCACCTGGGGCCGGCGGGGCCACACCCCGCAGGTGACGGTGAGCGGGCGACGCTCGGGACGCCTGTCGGTGGCCGGGATGATCGCCATACGGCCCGGCTCCCGGACCCGGCTGTGCCATCGCCTGCGCACCCACCGAGCGGGCAAGGGCAAACGTCGCAGCATGGGCGAGCGGGACTTCATCGCGCTGATCGACGGTGTCCACCAGCTCGTCAAGGCGCCCATCGTGCTGGTGTGGGACCGTCTGAACACCCATGTCTCCCGTGCCATGGGCGAGCTGATCGCCGAGCGTGAGTGGCTGACGGTGTTCCTGCTGCCCGCCTACTCACCCGACCTCAACCCGGTCGAGTGGGTATGGGCGCACGTCAAGCGCAGCCTGGCCAACCTCGCCGTCGTCGCCCTTGACCGACTCGAGGCCCTCGTCCGCAATCGGCTCAAGCGCCTTCAGTACCGCTCCGGCATCCTCGACGGCTTCATAGCCGGCACCGGCCTGACCCTCGACGATCCACATTCACCCTGA
- a CDS encoding IS701 family transposase → MTARRPCPPAPGPLEEYAARFDDLFFSLAQRRGFREYLTGLLAPRERNKTITCLAGAEPVAGAGKPGVQRLQFFLSESPWEAEQINDRRLELLREEPATAPHDGGVIVIDDSGDRKDGTATAHVGRQWLGRYGKTDNGIVTVTTAWTDGRVYYPLHTHPYTPAHHFPLGRADPAFRTKPQLSAALATRGKEAGFACRAVVADCAYSVSDTWCLALREAGLAYVVALKPHRGTSAPADQPHPPPKRPIP, encoded by the coding sequence ATGACTGCTCGCCGTCCGTGTCCGCCCGCGCCGGGACCGTTGGAGGAGTACGCGGCCCGGTTCGACGACCTCTTCTTCAGCCTGGCCCAGCGGCGGGGTTTTCGTGAGTATCTGACCGGGCTGCTGGCGCCGCGGGAGCGGAACAAGACGATCACCTGCCTGGCCGGGGCGGAGCCGGTGGCCGGTGCGGGGAAGCCGGGGGTGCAGCGGCTGCAGTTCTTCCTGTCCGAGTCGCCCTGGGAGGCCGAGCAGATCAACGACCGGCGGCTTGAACTGCTGCGCGAGGAGCCGGCGACCGCTCCGCACGACGGCGGGGTCATCGTGATCGACGACTCCGGGGACCGCAAGGACGGCACCGCGACCGCGCACGTGGGCCGGCAGTGGCTGGGCCGGTACGGCAAGACCGACAACGGCATCGTCACGGTGACCACGGCGTGGACCGACGGCCGCGTCTACTACCCGCTGCACACGCACCCCTACACCCCCGCCCACCACTTCCCCCTCGGCCGGGCCGATCCCGCCTTCCGCACGAAACCGCAACTGTCCGCTGCCCTCGCGACCCGCGGGAAGGAGGCGGGCTTCGCCTGCCGGGCCGTGGTCGCCGACTGCGCCTACTCCGTCAGCGACACCTGGTGTCTGGCACTGCGCGAGGCCGGCCTGGCCTACGTGGTCGCGCTCAAGCCGCACCGCGGCACCTCGGCCCCGGCCGACCAGCCGCACCCCCCACCGAAGCGGCCCATACCCTGA
- a CDS encoding acyl-CoA dehydrogenase family protein, with amino-acid sequence MSGAKPMKDPLDLIDLSAVLTDEEREIQATVAKFLADRVRPHIGEWFENAHFARELTPELGKLGVLGMHLEGYGCAGTSAVSYGLACLELEAADSGFRSFVSVQGSLSMFSIWKWGSEEQKQEWLPRLAAGEAIGCFGLTEPDFGSNPSDMRTKAVRDGDDWVLNGSKMWITNGGIADVATVWAQTEDGIRGFLVPRGTPGFTTQNIKHKMSLRASVTSELYFDNVRLPESARLPLAEGLRGPLSCLNEARFGILFGAVGAARDSLQTALDYADARVQFHRPISGFQLTQKKLADMSVSLGGAALLALHLGRLKDQGRIRPEQISVGKLNNVREALAIARECRTVLGANGISLEYSPLRHANNLESVLTYEGTSEIHTLVIGQALTGQAAYR; translated from the coding sequence ATGAGCGGCGCCAAGCCGATGAAGGACCCCCTCGACCTAATCGACCTCTCCGCCGTCCTCACGGACGAAGAGCGTGAGATCCAGGCGACCGTCGCCAAGTTCCTCGCCGACCGGGTGCGCCCGCACATCGGGGAGTGGTTCGAGAACGCCCACTTCGCCCGCGAACTCACCCCAGAGCTAGGCAAGTTGGGCGTGCTCGGCATGCACCTCGAAGGGTATGGCTGCGCCGGCACCAGCGCCGTCTCGTACGGTCTGGCCTGCCTGGAGCTGGAGGCGGCCGACTCCGGCTTTCGCAGCTTCGTCTCCGTCCAGGGCTCGCTGTCGATGTTCTCCATCTGGAAGTGGGGCTCGGAGGAGCAGAAGCAGGAATGGCTGCCCCGGCTCGCCGCCGGTGAGGCGATCGGCTGCTTCGGACTGACCGAACCCGACTTCGGCAGCAACCCCTCGGACATGCGGACCAAGGCCGTCCGCGACGGCGACGACTGGGTCCTCAACGGCTCGAAGATGTGGATCACCAACGGCGGCATTGCGGACGTGGCCACGGTCTGGGCGCAGACCGAGGACGGCATCCGCGGCTTCCTCGTGCCGCGCGGAACGCCCGGTTTCACCACCCAGAACATCAAGCACAAGATGTCGCTGCGCGCGTCGGTCACCTCGGAGCTGTATTTCGACAACGTACGGTTGCCCGAGTCGGCCAGGCTGCCGCTCGCTGAGGGCCTGCGCGGACCACTGTCCTGCTTGAACGAGGCTCGCTTTGGCATCCTCTTCGGGGCTGTGGGTGCCGCCCGTGACTCCCTCCAGACGGCGCTCGACTACGCCGACGCGCGCGTGCAGTTCCACAGGCCCATCAGCGGCTTCCAGCTCACCCAGAAGAAGCTCGCCGACATGAGCGTCTCCCTGGGCGGCGCCGCACTGCTCGCCCTGCACTTGGGGCGCCTGAAGGACCAGGGCCGCATCCGCCCTGAGCAGATCAGCGTCGGCAAACTCAACAACGTCCGCGAAGCCCTCGCCATCGCCCGCGAATGCCGTACCGTCCTGGGCGCCAACGGCATTTCCCTGGAGTACTCGCCCCTGCGCCATGCCAACAACCTGGAATCGGTGCTCACCTACGAGGGCACCAGCGAGATCCACACCCTGGTCATCGGACAGGCCCTGACCGGCCAGGCGGCCTACCGCTGA
- a CDS encoding CaiB/BaiF CoA transferase family protein encodes MTAASGGPLSGVLIADFGRVLAAPYATMLLADLGADVIKVEHPVTGDDTRGWGPPHAQGEATYYLSVNRNKRSLALDLRDERDLRRATELIRRADVLFENFRPGTMDKYGLGHDRARELNPGLVYCSVTGFGTGAGAALPGYDLLIQAVGGLMSVTGPAPGQPVKTGVALVDVLTGLHATIGVLAALRHREATGEGQHVEVDLLSCLLSSLVNQSGGYILAGQVPGILGNRHPSIAPYEVFPTKDRPMVVAVGNDRQFRALCQGLQTPALADDPRFATNTDRVAHVDELARALGQSLLARTATDWFDRLSPLGVPCGPVNDLAQAFDLAERLGLGPRATVTGPDGGPIDLVANPIGLSNTPPRYERRPPRLGEHTEDITAWLES; translated from the coding sequence GTGACCGCGGCAAGCGGCGGGCCTCTGTCCGGTGTGCTGATCGCCGACTTCGGGCGGGTCCTGGCCGCCCCGTATGCCACGATGCTCCTGGCCGACCTCGGCGCCGATGTGATCAAGGTCGAACATCCGGTCACCGGGGACGACACGCGGGGCTGGGGTCCGCCCCACGCCCAGGGCGAAGCCACGTACTACCTGTCGGTGAACCGCAACAAGCGCTCCCTCGCGCTCGACCTGCGCGACGAGCGGGACCTGCGCAGGGCGACCGAGTTGATACGCCGTGCCGACGTCCTGTTCGAGAACTTCCGGCCCGGGACCATGGACAAGTACGGGCTCGGCCACGACCGGGCCCGCGAACTCAACCCCGGCCTCGTGTACTGCTCGGTCACCGGCTTCGGCACCGGCGCGGGGGCCGCCCTGCCCGGATACGACCTGCTGATCCAGGCGGTCGGCGGCCTGATGAGCGTCACCGGGCCGGCCCCCGGGCAGCCGGTGAAGACGGGCGTGGCTCTCGTGGACGTCCTCACCGGACTGCACGCGACGATCGGCGTCCTGGCGGCCCTACGCCACCGCGAGGCCACCGGGGAAGGACAGCACGTCGAGGTCGATCTCCTGTCTTGCCTGCTGTCCAGCCTGGTCAACCAGTCCGGTGGCTACATCCTGGCCGGTCAGGTGCCGGGCATCCTGGGCAACCGCCATCCCTCGATCGCGCCGTACGAGGTCTTCCCGACCAAGGACCGGCCGATGGTCGTGGCCGTCGGCAACGACCGGCAGTTCCGCGCGCTGTGCCAGGGGCTTCAGACACCGGCCCTGGCCGACGATCCCCGCTTCGCCACCAACACCGACCGGGTGGCACACGTGGACGAACTCGCCCGGGCACTGGGGCAGTCGCTGTTGGCGCGGACCGCGACCGACTGGTTCGACCGCCTCAGCCCGCTGGGTGTGCCCTGCGGCCCCGTGAACGACCTAGCCCAGGCGTTCGACCTGGCCGAACGCCTGGGGCTCGGCCCGCGCGCCACCGTGACCGGACCGGACGGCGGGCCGATCGACCTGGTGGCCAACCCGATTGGTCTATCCAACACCCCGCCCCGCTACGAACGCCGCCCGCCCCGGCTCGGCGAGCACACCGAGGACATCACCGCCTGGCTGGAGTCATGA
- a CDS encoding aldehyde dehydrogenase family protein translates to MPQNAGSSATTGGLSRSARSLRHLIAGEWRTGDGDELVDVNPARLHEMVAAGRLAQDRGLDQAVDAAQDAFPRWAATPHHVRARVLDRAADILDAHAEAWGEELSWEEGKTRAEGIGEVRRAAEILRYYVSEASRPAGEVFASPRSAEQIYVIHRPVGVIAVVTPFNFPVAIPAWKIAPALSYGNVVVWKPAGLVPLLAVRLAEALVQAGLPEGVLSLLIGDGALGGRLVEHPGVDAVTFTGSTSVGRSLIAACGRLARPVQTEMGGKNAAIVLADAALELAAGEVLAGAFHSTGQKCTATSRLVVEEPVAEEFLALITKRASALRVGDPLEAGTDMGPVVSLKSRDEIQRALDAGTTRAGVDLLTGGRPYDDDRMAGAFLQPTVVELAGEDPLWREELFGPVLSVRRARDIQEAFSLANDSDFGLSAAVFTDDLRAVADATEQVDVGVLHINSETSGADPHVPFGGAKQSAYGPKEQGRAAREFFTRTKTVYVRPSERKEQ, encoded by the coding sequence ATGCCACAGAATGCGGGCAGCAGCGCGACGACGGGCGGGCTGTCCCGGTCCGCGCGGTCCCTGCGCCACCTGATCGCGGGGGAGTGGCGAACCGGCGACGGCGACGAACTGGTCGACGTCAACCCGGCGCGTCTCCACGAGATGGTGGCAGCCGGACGACTCGCCCAGGACCGCGGCCTCGACCAGGCGGTCGATGCCGCACAGGACGCCTTCCCCCGCTGGGCGGCGACCCCCCACCACGTGCGCGCCCGGGTCTTGGACCGGGCGGCCGACATCCTCGACGCGCACGCCGAGGCGTGGGGCGAGGAACTGTCGTGGGAGGAGGGCAAGACCCGGGCCGAGGGCATCGGTGAGGTGCGGCGCGCCGCGGAGATCCTGCGCTACTACGTGAGCGAGGCGTCGCGCCCGGCCGGCGAGGTGTTCGCCTCGCCCCGGTCGGCCGAGCAGATTTACGTGATCCACCGCCCGGTGGGTGTCATCGCCGTCGTCACCCCCTTCAACTTCCCCGTCGCGATCCCGGCCTGGAAGATCGCCCCCGCCCTGAGCTACGGCAACGTCGTGGTGTGGAAGCCTGCCGGCCTGGTGCCGCTGCTGGCGGTACGGCTGGCCGAAGCCCTGGTACAGGCGGGACTTCCCGAGGGAGTGCTGTCGCTGCTGATCGGCGACGGCGCCCTGGGCGGCCGGCTCGTCGAGCACCCGGGGGTGGACGCGGTGACGTTCACCGGGTCGACCTCCGTCGGCCGGAGTTTGATCGCGGCCTGCGGCCGACTGGCCCGCCCCGTCCAGACGGAGATGGGCGGCAAGAACGCGGCCATCGTCCTGGCCGACGCCGCCCTGGAACTGGCGGCGGGTGAAGTACTCGCCGGAGCCTTCCATTCCACCGGCCAGAAGTGCACCGCCACCTCCCGGCTCGTCGTGGAGGAGCCGGTTGCCGAGGAGTTCCTGGCCCTGATCACCAAGCGCGCCTCAGCTCTGCGCGTCGGCGATCCGCTGGAGGCGGGTACGGACATGGGGCCCGTGGTCTCGCTCAAGTCCCGGGACGAGATTCAGCGGGCCCTGGACGCCGGGACCACCCGCGCGGGAGTCGACCTCCTGACCGGCGGCCGACCGTACGACGACGACCGTATGGCGGGGGCCTTCCTGCAGCCCACCGTGGTCGAACTGGCGGGAGAGGACCCGTTGTGGCGGGAGGAACTGTTCGGCCCCGTGCTCTCCGTGCGCCGGGCTCGCGACATCCAAGAGGCATTCTCCCTAGCCAACGACAGTGACTTCGGGTTGTCCGCGGCCGTCTTCACCGACGACCTCCGGGCCGTGGCCGACGCCACGGAACAGGTGGACGTCGGCGTACTCCACATCAACTCCGAGACATCGGGGGCCGATCCACACGTCCCCTTCGGCGGAGCGAAGCAGAGCGCGTACGGCCCCAAGGAACAAGGGCGCGCGGCACGCGAGTTCTTCACCCGGACCAAGACGGTGTACGTACGCCCGTCGGAGCGGAAGGAACAGTGA
- the gabT gene encoding 4-aminobutyrate--2-oxoglutarate transaminase: MSGVSQPAGGPDLPQVRRVVSEIPGPRSRELLARQRALVPAGVGATLPVFVEAAGGGVIVDVDGNSFIDFGSGIAVTTVGNSAPAVAERAAAQLRRFTHTCFLVNPYESYLDVCEKLNELAPIPGEKRTILVNSGAEAVENAVKIARAATGRPGIVVFDHAFHGRTLLTMSLTAKNKPYKQGFGPFAPEVHRAPMAYPYRWPTGPVRCAEEAADALADLLDRQVGAENVAAVLVEPIQGEGGFVVPAPGFLSSVANICRTRGILLIADEIQAGIARTGRMFACEHEGIQPDLITTAKGLAGGLPLGAVTGRAELMDVVPAGGLGGTFSGNPVACEAALGVFEEIEAHDLLARAREIGDTMLQHLGELADAYPAIGDVRGRGAMIAIELVEPERDRVPAPDLAARVARRCHADGLLVLTAGSYGNVLRFLPPLSISDALLEEGLTVLGEAIAKELASTA, translated from the coding sequence ATGTCCGGTGTTTCCCAGCCGGCCGGCGGTCCCGATCTACCGCAGGTGCGACGCGTCGTGAGCGAGATCCCCGGCCCGCGTTCCCGTGAGCTGCTGGCCCGTCAGCGCGCCCTGGTGCCGGCCGGGGTCGGCGCGACCCTTCCCGTCTTCGTCGAAGCGGCCGGAGGCGGCGTGATCGTCGACGTGGACGGCAACTCATTCATCGACTTCGGCAGCGGCATCGCGGTGACCACGGTCGGCAACTCCGCCCCGGCGGTGGCGGAGCGGGCGGCCGCGCAGCTGCGCCGGTTCACGCACACCTGCTTTCTGGTCAACCCGTACGAGTCGTATCTGGACGTGTGCGAGAAGCTGAACGAGCTGGCGCCCATCCCCGGTGAGAAGCGCACGATCCTGGTGAACTCCGGCGCCGAGGCCGTGGAGAACGCCGTCAAGATCGCCCGCGCCGCCACCGGCCGCCCCGGCATCGTCGTCTTCGACCATGCCTTCCACGGGCGCACGCTGCTCACCATGAGCCTGACCGCCAAGAACAAGCCCTACAAGCAGGGCTTCGGACCGTTCGCCCCCGAGGTCCACCGCGCGCCGATGGCGTACCCGTACCGCTGGCCCACCGGTCCCGTCCGGTGTGCCGAGGAGGCGGCGGATGCGCTCGCGGATCTGCTCGACCGTCAGGTGGGTGCGGAGAACGTGGCCGCCGTCCTGGTCGAGCCCATCCAGGGCGAAGGTGGCTTCGTCGTCCCGGCTCCCGGATTCTTGAGCAGCGTCGCCAATATCTGCCGGACTCGGGGCATCCTGCTGATCGCGGACGAGATCCAGGCCGGCATCGCCCGCACCGGCCGGATGTTCGCCTGCGAGCACGAGGGCATCCAGCCGGATCTGATCACGACCGCCAAGGGACTCGCCGGTGGACTGCCGCTGGGTGCGGTGACCGGCCGCGCCGAGCTGATGGACGTGGTTCCGGCGGGCGGTCTGGGCGGGACCTTCAGCGGCAACCCGGTGGCCTGTGAGGCGGCGCTCGGTGTCTTCGAGGAGATCGAGGCGCATGACCTCCTGGCACGGGCTCGGGAGATCGGCGACACCATGCTGCAACACCTGGGCGAGCTCGCCGACGCGTACCCGGCGATCGGTGACGTCCGGGGCCGGGGTGCCATGATCGCGATCGAGCTGGTGGAGCCGGAACGTGACAGGGTGCCCGCTCCCGACCTCGCCGCCCGTGTGGCCAGGCGCTGCCACGCGGACGGGCTGCTGGTCCTGACGGCGGGCAGCTACGGCAATGTGCTGCGGTTTTTGCCGCCCCTATCGATCTCGGACGCCTTGCTGGAAGAGGGGTTGACCGTCCTGGGAGAGGCCATCGCCAAGGAGCTGGCCTCGACCGCGTGA
- a CDS encoding PucR family transcriptional regulator, which produces MGVPLAWLTRRQDLRLRVLAGRDSLDRDVVWAHSIELVDPAPWLTGGELVLTTGLHLAADTEACADYVTRLTKAGVAALGFGVGLSHEQVPEALVGAAEEAGLPLLEVPLPTPFVAVTKVVMERLAHQQYEGVVRASRIQPRMTRAALRGGAQAVVRELAVSTRTSVVFLDHESKVRAVHPPGVAAPEAAVLAGLGTAGQTTAAVSSSEDGVTAVQQVRVGPRVHGRLVVAAERALTPVDHLLLGHAASLVALEAEKPLSLRDEQNRVNGLFLRLLLDGTVAAPLARDHLTEAGFPVRDGIRVLALRGGSPRQSLQIVGEELAERGLPLFGRVHAGYAAVLLPAGHAATAHTAMDGTRARLRSPLWAGLSAVHDLTDGPAALIEALNAASVAQARGSPAVVPFESLAGRMLTATPETRNVLATLAETQLAPLAAHDTAHGTDLIHSLRAFLEHNGQWEAASAALGVHRHTMRSRIERVRGLLGADLDSAHVRAELLLALSAWQEPGGSDRTG; this is translated from the coding sequence GTGGGCGTACCGCTTGCCTGGCTGACGCGGCGCCAGGACTTGCGGCTGCGGGTGCTGGCGGGACGCGACAGCCTGGACCGGGACGTGGTCTGGGCGCACAGCATCGAACTCGTCGACCCGGCACCGTGGTTGACCGGTGGTGAGCTGGTGCTCACCACCGGGCTCCACCTGGCGGCGGACACGGAAGCCTGCGCGGACTACGTCACCCGGCTCACGAAAGCCGGGGTGGCCGCTCTGGGCTTCGGGGTCGGTCTGTCGCACGAGCAGGTGCCCGAGGCACTCGTCGGCGCAGCCGAGGAGGCCGGGCTGCCGTTGCTGGAGGTCCCGCTGCCCACGCCGTTCGTGGCCGTCACCAAGGTGGTCATGGAACGCCTGGCTCACCAGCAGTACGAGGGTGTCGTCCGGGCGTCACGCATCCAGCCGCGGATGACCCGGGCCGCGCTTCGCGGCGGGGCCCAGGCAGTGGTGCGCGAACTGGCCGTCTCCACCCGCACATCCGTCGTCTTCCTGGACCACGAGAGCAAGGTGCGCGCGGTCCATCCCCCCGGCGTCGCAGCACCCGAGGCCGCCGTGCTCGCAGGTCTCGGCACCGCGGGGCAGACGACGGCAGCGGTGAGCAGTAGCGAGGACGGTGTGACGGCCGTGCAGCAGGTCCGTGTGGGACCGCGTGTCCACGGCCGCCTGGTCGTGGCGGCCGAGCGGGCTCTCACTCCGGTCGACCACCTCCTGCTCGGGCACGCGGCATCGTTGGTCGCACTGGAGGCGGAGAAGCCTCTGTCGCTGCGCGACGAGCAGAACCGCGTCAACGGTCTGTTCCTGCGGTTGCTGCTGGACGGCACCGTCGCCGCACCCCTCGCTCGCGACCATCTGACCGAGGCGGGCTTTCCCGTCCGTGACGGCATCCGTGTCCTCGCCCTGCGCGGCGGCAGCCCACGCCAGTCCCTGCAGATCGTGGGGGAGGAGCTGGCCGAGCGCGGTCTGCCCCTGTTCGGCCGTGTGCACGCCGGCTACGCGGCGGTGTTGTTGCCTGCCGGTCACGCGGCCACGGCACACACGGCAATGGACGGCACGCGTGCGCGGCTGCGGTCGCCCCTGTGGGCCGGCCTGAGCGCCGTCCACGATCTGACCGACGGGCCCGCGGCCCTGATCGAGGCGCTGAACGCCGCTTCGGTGGCCCAGGCCCGAGGCAGCCCGGCCGTGGTGCCGTTCGAGTCCCTGGCCGGCCGCATGCTCACCGCTACCCCCGAGACCAGGAATGTCCTCGCGACGCTGGCCGAGACCCAGCTGGCTCCGCTCGCCGCGCACGACACCGCACACGGCACCGACCTGATCCACTCACTGCGCGCCTTCCTGGAGCACAACGGCCAGTGGGAGGCCGCCTCGGCGGCTCTCGGTGTGCACCGGCACACCATGCGCAGCCGCATCGAGCGTGTGCGCGGCCTGCTCGGCGCGGACCTCGACTCGGCGCACGTGCGCGCCGAACTCCTGTTGGCGTTGTCCGCCTGGCAGGAGCCCGGCGGCAGCGACCGCACCGGTTGA
- a CDS encoding dirigent protein: MKKFRLAAVLVATVCVLAALGLSVAQAEPQSSSRHGRATTFTVIEHADTDTVVDLGPRGDSIGDTLAFGNPIYDTAGNRAGDSQGSCVRTKVGTAWECSWTTTLNGGSIVAQGPFYDTADSTLAITGGTGKWRTARGQMQLHARDAKGSAYDFTFAVKR; this comes from the coding sequence ATGAAGAAGTTCCGTCTCGCCGCCGTACTCGTCGCCACTGTCTGCGTGCTTGCCGCCCTGGGACTCTCCGTGGCACAGGCTGAACCACAGTCCTCCAGCCGGCACGGAAGGGCCACCACCTTCACAGTGATCGAGCACGCCGACACCGACACGGTCGTCGACCTCGGACCGCGCGGCGACAGCATCGGGGACACGCTGGCCTTCGGAAACCCCATCTATGACACGGCAGGGAACAGGGCCGGCGACTCCCAGGGCTCCTGCGTGCGGACCAAGGTCGGCACGGCATGGGAGTGCAGCTGGACGACGACGCTGAACGGCGGATCGATCGTCGCTCAGGGCCCGTTCTACGACACGGCCGACTCCACGCTCGCCATCACCGGCGGAACGGGCAAGTGGCGCACGGCACGCGGACAGATGCAACTGCACGCCCGCGACGCCAAGGGAAGCGCCTACGACTTCACGTTCGCGGTGAAGCGCTGA
- a CDS encoding aldehyde dehydrogenase family protein: MSTSLPTQALVDGSWLDGGAGTFPVHSPQSGELIAQVARCDAQDAERAVEAARRAQPHWAATPLIERVKILRQVHALFAERAEDIARVLTLEIGKTVAEAREEVIEYSAPAWQKAGEEVLRHRGMSFPSTQERTNNKRLVMNYRPLGVVGVITPYNFPTDISSIALAHIVAAGNTAVWKPSEYAPISCNLVAEIFAEAGLPDGVINVVHGFGDVGAAIVEHPDVDGLFFTGSTATGERIARAAALRPHLLELGGDGPFIILSDADIDAAVEAAINGCFYFAGQVCTSAERLLVHEDVHDEFVAKLTARAAQLRVGDPALEDTDMGPVRNEATLRRIAEHVEDARSKGADVVQFGKEEGLFFPATILTGVTTEMRIAQEETFGPVAPVIKVSSVQEAVEIANSTDLGLIASLWTRDLATAWRVGEALQHGTVNINETSNYWDQLAPFGGTGKSGVGRELSGWFLDTFTESKLLVFDLGDSELRYDRRAEGGW, from the coding sequence ATGTCCACATCCCTGCCCACGCAGGCCCTGGTCGACGGTTCATGGCTGGACGGTGGCGCGGGCACTTTCCCGGTGCACTCCCCGCAGTCCGGTGAGCTCATCGCGCAGGTGGCCCGCTGCGACGCCCAGGACGCCGAGCGCGCCGTGGAGGCCGCCCGGCGGGCGCAGCCGCACTGGGCCGCGACGCCCCTCATCGAACGGGTCAAGATCCTGCGCCAGGTCCACGCGCTCTTCGCCGAGCGCGCCGAGGACATCGCCCGGGTGCTGACGCTGGAAATAGGCAAGACCGTCGCGGAGGCCCGTGAGGAGGTCATCGAGTATTCGGCCCCCGCCTGGCAGAAGGCCGGTGAGGAGGTGCTGCGACACCGGGGCATGTCGTTCCCCTCCACGCAGGAGCGGACGAACAACAAGCGGCTGGTCATGAACTACCGCCCGCTTGGCGTCGTCGGCGTCATCACCCCGTACAACTTCCCCACCGACATCTCCTCGATCGCGCTGGCGCACATCGTCGCCGCCGGAAACACGGCCGTCTGGAAGCCCTCGGAATACGCCCCGATCAGCTGCAACCTCGTGGCGGAGATCTTCGCCGAGGCCGGCCTGCCCGACGGCGTGATCAACGTGGTGCACGGATTCGGCGACGTCGGGGCGGCCATCGTCGAACACCCGGACGTCGACGGCCTGTTCTTCACCGGCTCCACCGCCACCGGCGAACGCATCGCCCGCGCCGCCGCCCTGCGCCCGCACCTGCTCGAACTCGGGGGCGACGGCCCCTTCATCATCCTGTCCGACGCCGACATCGACGCCGCGGTGGAGGCGGCGATCAATGGCTGCTTCTACTTCGCGGGCCAGGTCTGCACCTCGGCCGAACGGCTCCTGGTCCACGAGGACGTTCACGACGAGTTCGTAGCCAAGCTGACCGCCCGCGCCGCGCAACTCCGCGTCGGTGACCCGGCCCTGGAGGACACCGACATGGGCCCCGTACGCAACGAGGCCACGCTGCGGCGCATCGCGGAACACGTTGAGGACGCCCGGAGCAAGGGCGCGGATGTCGTCCAGTTCGGCAAGGAGGAGGGGCTCTTCTTCCCGGCCACGATCCTCACCGGCGTCACGACCGAGATGCGCATCGCCCAGGAGGAGACCTTCGGCCCGGTGGCTCCCGTTATCAAGGTCTCCTCGGTACAGGAGGCCGTGGAGATCGCCAACTCCACCGACCTCGGCCTGATCGCGTCCCTGTGGACCAGGGACCTGGCCACCGCCTGGCGCGTGGGGGAGGCCCTGCAGCACGGCACGGTCAACATCAACGAGACCAGCAACTACTGGGACCAGCTCGCCCCCTTCGGCGGCACCGGCAAGAGCGGCGTCGGCCGCGAACTCTCCGGCTGGTTCCTCGACACCTTCACCGAGTCCAAGCTGCTCGTCTTCGACCTGGGCGACAGCGAACTGCGCTACGACCGCCGTGCCGAAGGAGGTTGGTGA